Within Vigna unguiculata cultivar IT97K-499-35 chromosome 2, ASM411807v1, whole genome shotgun sequence, the genomic segment ACTGGTCAAGAACTCGCCAATCCATAACATGGTCCATAGATTGATCATTACTAGCATAATGAAACTGTCGATGTTCTTGGGTGAGTGACGAACACTGCAATGCATTTCCATTGTTCTTGCCACCATAAGAGACAACTGGGATAAAACTCAAACCAGTCACAGATTGAGGAACCACGGGACTGTGAAGTTGTGGAAGTTGGAGGAAAGCGTCGTGAGGAATATTGAATTGCAATTCCAACTCCTTCTTGCATGGGTAAGGGTGACGATTTGGTGCATTAGGGTTAGACATTGGCATTGGAGATTCCAGTTCTTGCATGAACGAGACTTGGTCATCATACCAACATGGCGACACGTAATCCCCCATTTTCCTCGCAGTTGTCGTCCGCTTTTTGAACACTCTACACACAACCCACCCTTCTTCCTGGAAACCATTTACAGAAATTAAGAACACTAAACAATCTGgttatttcatttcattgtcTTTTTCAATCAGAGATGAAGAGAGGAATTGTTACAGAAattaaaagaaggaaaatgaattaattaCCTGAGGAGTTCCATTTTCATTGGTTTGTAGCCGATACTCATGCATGATCCAGTCAGATTTTTGTCCATTGGGTGCTCTTCCTCTGTAAAACACAAGAGTCTTTCTCATTCCAGTAAGAAAATGTTTACAGTAAATTGCTTTGTCTCTCCCTGTAGCTTTCCAGAATCCTGCTTTTGTAGCTCTATTGGTACGAGTGCCTGTTGGGTACTTCTTGTCCTTGTGGCTAAAGAAGTAccattcatcttcttcatcgTTTCCAATTTTGCATAATTCTATGACACAGAGAAACACAAGTTATCAGTACGTGGTTTATGTACTAATTGTTGGAGTCGAATGATAGGGTTTATCACAACATACCTTGAAGATCCCATGGCTCGATTTTATAGAGATCGATGTCTTTTATCACATCTGGGTCAATCCTTTTAGAAGCTACTTTTTTCTTAAGGTAGTGATGAACAAGTTCTTCATCAGTGGGATGGAAACGAAATCCAGGAGGGACATGAGAAAAAGTGTTCATATCAGCTCTTGATTTAATTAACCTGCATTTGAGGGAGGAAAActcaaaaattaaaaggatCACCATTTTTGTAAAAGgtgtcaaatatatattaaaagtttatattttataaattgttcaacattcataataaaattagaagTCTGCATTTTTCTCCAAGGTTTCTACAGATACGATAAAAGAAAGATCTCTACAAGTTAAACTTCACTAATGCTTGATAAgtttttattcttcaaaattttatgtaaatattttttaatttattaaaagataagtttttattttacctttCCAGAAGTCTTTATGAGCAATTTTGCGATGTGCTAACAATAAATACGTTACGTTTCATGTATTTATTCAGGCCTTCTATAAAGTCACAGTGcctatattatttaattaaataaatttgtcttttatctttgatacttttatttaatatcttaaataagtttcttaattattcaaaaAGATTTACCTTTAAGAAATTGAATgtgttgttaaaaaaataatcaaagaaGGTATAAACTTATGAAGGATCCAAATCAAAATTCACAGACATGGACTTGGAAATTTTGCATCAGTAACTGCAATTGTAAATCATTCTGCAACATTAGAGGCTGAAGCTTAGAAACCTAGGTTTAgtggaagtaaagaaaagatttcAGCAACCGTTCCCTTCCTTAAATGTTTATTCGCCATTTAACTTTCAAAATACTTACTAATTTGCTCTAAATTAAGAATATATACAATACTTCAGGTGGACAAGGTGAATAAACTACCTATATATAAAAACAAGTACAGGTTATATATAAAAGgtaacacaaaaacaaaaatacaaatgatAAAAGTACAGGTTATATATGAACACGTTGATAACTTTATCTGGGAAACATTAACACTCTTTTTCGTAAAAAGACAAACTGAAATGAGTTGTAACACTTAATAGAGAAAGATAATCAAGGCGCACTTTTGTTAAATGCAATGATGCAGATGAGGCATGAACTCACAAGATCACATAGTCATGTGTGAAGAATTCAAATTTATGCAAATGAAGTGACATTTAGCATTTCACTATATATCTTCTGTTTCTGTTTTGGACTTTATTGTTGACTtgaactaataattaaaatcaattccaCCATATATTTGCATGCCCTTAATAAATTAGATACATTCGCACAATCATCTGCTATATATTGTAGATAAAGCAGGAAGGTAAATTTCCATGTTGAGCGAGACCAAGTTAAAACATGAATCAGATTAAGAACAAGAAAACACAAGTTAGAAACTTGTGCAGATCTGATGAAACCAACCTCTTTTGCAGCACGTATTGAATGTATGCTAGATTGTGGGGCGCCTTCGATGGACAATCTTTATAAGAAATATGGTGAAATCGAACGAAAAAAAGCAAAAAGGGAAAAGAAGCAGCGCTGAAAGAAAGACGAGGAAACACGAGGGTACAAGAAAAGAAGCTAGGTTGGTGGAGAGAGTAGTTAATAACGATCCTCGGAAATTGAAGTGAATCCTAAATGTTCTGCAACGAGGAAGTGTCTGAATGTTGGGTTAAAAAGGAGAGAGATGAGATGAGATCCCGAGAATCACTGAAAAAGAGAAGGAAAGGTTGAAGAATGTGAAATGGAGACGAGGTAGGGTTAAATAGAAAGCAAAAGCATAAGAAGTAAATGAAGAATCATGGaaattaaagtaaaagaaaaaaacatcacTCTCAAGAGtatctctctctcctttctagATTACCGGAAAAGCTTTGAGTTCATAAAAGGTGGCGATAAAACGGCCAGAGAGATGTAAACCTCTATCTCCACCCACCACCAAGCGATGGTGACGACAAAACAATCTTTTTTTTCTCCCAAAAATAATCGATGGATACGTAACCCTAGTTCAGAACCTGAAAATTATAGATCCAATAAATCTCCAACCATAAATCACCCATATATAAAAAACTTGGAGATCATATATTTAACCTAAAAGCTTATACATTACTCACATTTAACTCACTGTAAAGCTTCGTACTAAAATTCGTAACTTAACTTTCCCCGCTCAGTGAAAAGGTGACCTTGTGTCACAAAAGTgcaaataaataagtaaacgGATAAGACAACAGTTTCTACTATTAGTAATTTTTAAGGTCATGTTACTTTTGTAATATATCCTTATAGTATTTTTACTACAAAATTTATGTTAGCATTTATTTTTTGGCTTCTTGTCACTCAGGTTTTCATCagagaaataataattattgttgaGTTAGAAGGATGAACCACCGCACGCGGGCTCTGGTTGTTTGCATTGCATAGTCTGCAATATTTTATGCATAAGAATTTGTGTCtgcattcaaaaaataaaaacaaataattaaaaaatattaaaaagctgaattaaaaataagtaaaaaaaatagattaaaatattattatctttattaaatCAGCTCTTAAAAGCTTCACAACAGGGACCATCCACCGACCTAAGGAATTCAAGTGAGACACTTCTCCATATACTGCGCGCATGTGTCTTCTAGAATATGTCATGTTTACAATCACTTTATTAAAACGCACAAAAATTTacgtataattttaattaattaaaataatgttattttaatttttgaaataatcattacggaataattataatttttgaattaataaACGTTTTCTCTTCATTTTGATTAGTTTTGTAAATGTAAATGAATTGTGTCGTGGTGTTTTTGTTTCGCGGTGGAGAGTGAGCCCCACGGTCCCGCGTGGGGATGTTCATTATGATTAGACTCACAATGTCGCAGGGAACTCCTCGTATGTGGGATCCACTCCGTTATCCCAATTtaccaaattttcaattttctccaccacatatgttttgatttttttttccactcGTTTATATAGAAAGTTTCagtaatttacttttatataattgaaattaaacatatttaatattagtagttaacattttaaagatattggaatattaaattatttggttattattttcattttttattcattgtaactataaataaatatactcaaaattaataattattattattgaatgtTCGAAGTTTTAAAGTGACTGAAACTTTAAGGCGCAAACGTGTTTATCCTCTCTATGGGGCTGCTTCTCCGCCTAAAGAAATGGTAAGTCCGGTTTTAACTTGTTTAGTTTCCTCAACTGAATAGAGACGAAAAACGATATcagtttttctgtttttttttttttgtattgttttctattatgtttttgaaatacaaattttaataataatttttaatgaatttaaaaagaaaaaaacgcaacaaaaaaaatctaaattcaataaaagaaaataataagaggataaaaaaatggattttgctTGCTGTGCCTATGGGACTGGCAAAGAACTGAAGCAAACATCTCATACGTGATCCAGTGTCATCTTGGCCCCACCATTCATTCATGAAAATCGGATCTtggaagatttttttattataatgttttttataaaatattgttttaaaattaaatttagtaaagTTTGAGCAATGAAAACATTTCATACGTATTGAAGGTGAAAGTGGGTATACATCAAAAGGAGGAGTAAATACACAAGTCATACCAGCATTGAAGTCAAAGCAATTACACGTTAAGGTTCTCTCTATGTTTCACAGAACTCACTTGTTtataaaagtgatttttaatgtttttaaatatttcttcattaataaaatttgaaatcaccttttttttagtctttataaaatatatgacaCCTTCCAGACTTATCCTGCTCCTGCATTGTTTATTGCTGGGGTACATGGTTGAGCATAAGAATTAACTGGGCCCAAAAAAGCCCAAGTTAGTTTACTTGGTTGCTCCTTCTcgttgttttcttttgttggtTTCTTGGGCTTCtacccttttattttttttggactGAATGTTTGGGCCTTCTGTTATTCTCAGATCACTTATTACTATGTTCACacctcaatttaaaaaaaaattaaaaatatgagttACTCTTAAAACCTCCTCTTACACCCTTCACCCTCTTAGAATATCCATTTTATATCTgtaagttacattttttttccacgTAAATAAACTTCGACTACCATGTGGACAAAATCACATAGTTGTTGCCAATTCTCCAATGCAATTATACTCTTGTGATAAACCTCCCTATGATCACAACACCATATCGTAATGCATTATAAATGAAttgttatatataacataattatgaatttatgaatttattaattttttaatatctatttatgttatatatacaACCCTTTACcttatttatgttaatataaaAACGTTGTACTTTTCGCATCTGAACTTCCCTGTAGTGACTGAATATTTCATATACTTTAAGTTCACAGCTCACattcatataagaaaaaataaatgaacttaatttatTGTTGTCTAAAAAAACATGAGgtatacaatatatttatgtttttcccTTTTTATGCAAAAATTATGCCAATATAGCAAAGTTTGATCCtacaataaacaataataaaatatattttactatgaATATTTCTAACTTCTAAATCAACAAAATAAGAacgtgtttattttaaaaaaaatataggtcaaaaaagattttttaacccaaaataaacattaatacaaatttaaaagcGACATCAAAGTTAAAACTCTAACCAACCTAGTTGTTTTTTATAACTCACCTGTTTGTTCTCAATCTGAAGCTTGAGATAAGGATATATAGAGAATTGGGATATTATTTACatgataattttttgtaatgtttttacGGTGATAATAAAAGTGTTAGATGATTTTCTGAATATAATTTGACATTAGAATACAAAAATACGCTTTCGAATGACTTCATTGAAAAAATCACGttcttttcataatttttaagtaactGCTAATATGTGAAATGATCTTATAAAAGGAAATGTTAGTTAATCGTAAAGAAAGACATTGGTTATACATCtatttgaatttacaattaTTACACACGGAATAGTTGATaccaaacaaatattattttatctcatATTCAAGAGAgtcatgattttaaaattattaatgtaaatTAATTAGATCCATTTTGtgatgttaatttaatttatttttctccaaTGCATGCTAGAAAAaacttatttgaatatataaaatattaaggataaataattttttatttcaataccAAAATTCAATGTATTTGTTTGTAACATTATCACATAGAAACATATCCTTAAATCATGTAATTAATaaccttaaaaataataatttgtacaTGTTTAAAACCaaatctcaaaataaaaaacGACAGTGGTAGAAGATTCCAGAAGAAGCGTCCTCGCATCCGAGAAGTCTCTAGTCTCTCTCAGGCGCTTTACATCTCATATAACCCCTTCCCCACTCTCGACACAATCAAATTCATTCCTTTTTTCGAACCCTTAGTCACTCCTATGGCCGACGAAGCCAAAGCCAAGGGCAACGCCGCTTTCTCCTCCGGGGACTACGCCACCGCTATCCGCCACTTCTCCGACGCCATCGCCTTGGCCCCCGACAACCACGTCCTCTATTCCAACCGATCCGCCGCGTACGCGTCCCTCAAAAATTACTCCGATGCCCTAATCGATGCCAAGAAGACCGTCGAACTCAAACCTGACTGGTCCAAGGGCTACAGTCGTCTCGGCGCCGCGCATCTCGGCCTCTCCCAATATGAAGACGCTCTTTCGGCTTACAAGAAGGGCCTCGAATTCGACCCCAACAACGAGCCCCTCAGGTCCGGTTTAGCCGATGCGCAGAAGGCTCTAGCTGAGGCCTCCAGGCCCCGCTCCTCCGCCGCCAACCCCTTCGGCGATGCATTCTCAGGGCCCGAGATGTGGACCCGGCTCACCGCGGACCCCACAACTAGGGCTTACCTCCAACAGCCGGATTTCGTGAAGATGATGCAGGATATCCAGAGAGATCCTAATAAACTCAACCTGTATTTGAAGGACCAGAGAGTCATGCAAGCCATAGGGGTTTTGCTCAACGTCAAGATTCAAACCTCTCCCTCCGCCGACGTCGACATTCCTGATTCGCCCCCTCCGTCCACGTCCGAGAGGAAGAGAGCCGCGGAAGCTGAACCCGCCAAGCAACCCGAGCCTGAACCCGAACCTGAGCCCATGGAGGTGTCTGAGGAGGACAAGAGCGCGAAGCAGAAGAAGGCTGAGGCTCTGAAAGAAAAGGAAGCCGGCAATGCAGCGTATAAGAAGAAGGATTTTGACACTGCAATTCAACATTACACCAAGGCTTTGGAGTTGGATGATGAGGATATATCGTATCTTACCAACCGCGCTGCTGTGTACTTGGAAATGGGAAAGGTATGCTTtctctttttaagtttttggttTGATTGAGTTTCTGTTGATTTATATTTGTATGGTCATTGTCCACTTTTCGAACTAATTGTTGGGTCTGGTGATCTATTGGAATGTTGTTCGACTGCTTGGCTATTGTATTTAATGAAGTTtaaaatttggttgaaatgtATTGTATTTATGCATGCTATTCTTTCGAATTTTACATAGAAGAACAGTAAGTGAGAGAAATGGGATCACCTGTTGTTCAAAAGTAACGTTAGAACGATGCTGATTATTGAACGAACTtaacatttcattttttaattgaatgtttGGTCtttaactaaattgaataacCTCCTTTATCTAAGTACCCTCCATATTTATTGTAAAACTTGTATTTTCAATTATTGTGCTTCATGCAGTTGAAAATCGAACTGCTGAGAACCCAATTGAGATGCTCTGAATAAGAATATTTTCAGATGCGATTTCGATATCATCTTATCTATTTACGGGTTTTTGATTTTGGTACTTATATCTGTCAGTCGTATGGAATAAGGTAAAAGAACACTTCCTTTAGCaagtgtttttaattttttgaaaatgatttatggtgtgtgtgtgtgtgtagaaACTATTGCATGCATGAATTCATCAAGCCTTCAAAATTTTagcataaaatttaaagattactGGGATTGTGAGATTTTGTATCCTTTTACCTACATGTGCTGGATGCTTTGGTGTGCCCAAAAACTGAACAACTCCATAATGTTTGTAACTAATGATACTTGAGATTTTGATAAGGCCATGTTTAGTACGATGCATTTAGCGGAGGAAGGtgtataaatattaaagttaGTTTTCACACTGAATATCACAATATCATTACCCAAGTTTTGCTGCTAAAACATGTATGTTGGATGGGGAATTTGGTCAAATTAGTCTTTCATTGTCATTACTGTGTCTCTGAATATCTTCGTAGGGTCTTTGATTTTATTGGAAGTACACATTAGACTACGGAGTTGTGAGAATTTAGAAAGAATTTAGGATGACCTATATTTTAGTTAGGAAAAGTGGTATCTCCCTGAAATTTACATTCTTATAACGATTCCTGGTTTCAGTATGAGGACTGTATAAAAGATTGTGACAAGGCTGTTGAAAGAGGAAGAGAGCTAAGATCAGATTTTAAAATGATAGCTAGAGCTTTGACAAGGAAAGGAACTGCCTTGGTGAAAATGGCGAAGTGCTCAAAGGATTACGATCCTGCCATTGAAACATTCCAGAAAGCACTAACCGAGCATCGCAACCCTGACACTTTGAAGAAACTTAATGAAGCTGAAAAGGCAAAAAAGGATCTGGAACAACAAGAATATTTTGATCCAAAGTTGGCTGATGAGGAGAGAGAAAAAGGTATAACGTCTTTTAGTTGATTCTCTGGGCTTTTCATTTGATTTCACCAAGCATCATATCTTCTCTTGAAAGAACTCCTATAACTACGTAACCTTTTGATTCCGTCAACTTCTTATTATATACTCTGTATTACCGGAACTGCTATGTAGGAAATGAATTCTTTAAGCAGCAGAAGTATCCCGAGGCTGTGAAGCATTACACAGAGTCTATCCGAAGAAATCCGAAAGATGCTAGGGTAATAAATctatttgaatataattaataatacttgtATTTAATGGAAAATGCTGGTCTTTATATGTCTAAATTGTTCAATGCCTTCAGGCCTATAGTAACAGAGCAGCATGCTATACCAAGTTGGGGGCAATGCCTGAAGGTTTAAAGGATGCAGAGAAGTGTATTGAACTTGATCCAACCTTCGTGAAGGGTTATACCAGGAAGGGTGCGGTGCAGTATTTCATGAAGGAGTATGACAAAGCTTTGGAAACATATAGGGAGGGATTGAAATATGACGCTAACAACCAGGAGTTACTTGAAGGCATTAGAACGTATGATATTGATTTACATTTCTGAATTGTGTTTTAATATTCCTGTTCTTCCATTGAATGCAAAATGTGTGGCCTAATAATCTAATATCCATATCAGTTGTATACAACAAATTAATAAGGCTAGCCGTGGAGACTTAAGTCCTGAGGAATTGAAGGAGAGACAGGTATGACATAATTGTGTACTTTATTATTAACTAAATCAACGTATCTAAAAatgatgttaatttttatactttgtaTTCTTGCAGGCAAAGGCAATGCAGGATCCAGAAATTCAGAGCATTCTCCAAGACCCTGTTATGAGACAGGtttgattcttttttatcttaaata encodes:
- the LOC114173283 gene encoding NAC domain-containing protein 7-like isoform X1; its protein translation is MVILLIFEFSSLKCRLIKSRADMNTFSHVPPGFRFHPTDEELVHHYLKKKVASKRIDPDVIKDIDLYKIEPWDLQELCKIGNDEEDEWYFFSHKDKKYPTGTRTNRATKAGFWKATGRDKAIYCKHFLTGMRKTLVFYRGRAPNGQKSDWIMHEYRLQTNENGTPQEEGWVVCRVFKKRTTTARKMGDYVSPCWYDDQVSFMQELESPMPMSNPNAPNRHPYPCKKELELQFNIPHDAFLQLPQLHSPVVPQSVTGLSFIPVVSYGGKNNGNALQCSSLTQEHRQFHYASNDQSMDHVMDWRVLDQFVDNQLSHHEHFSSVAQQMKVIANGSTKPETGQESASTSISGCQIDLWK
- the LOC114173579 gene encoding hsp70-Hsp90 organizing protein 3-like, producing the protein MADEAKAKGNAAFSSGDYATAIRHFSDAIALAPDNHVLYSNRSAAYASLKNYSDALIDAKKTVELKPDWSKGYSRLGAAHLGLSQYEDALSAYKKGLEFDPNNEPLRSGLADAQKALAEASRPRSSAANPFGDAFSGPEMWTRLTADPTTRAYLQQPDFVKMMQDIQRDPNKLNLYLKDQRVMQAIGVLLNVKIQTSPSADVDIPDSPPPSTSERKRAAEAEPAKQPEPEPEPEPMEVSEEDKSAKQKKAEALKEKEAGNAAYKKKDFDTAIQHYTKALELDDEDISYLTNRAAVYLEMGKYEDCIKDCDKAVERGRELRSDFKMIARALTRKGTALVKMAKCSKDYDPAIETFQKALTEHRNPDTLKKLNEAEKAKKDLEQQEYFDPKLADEEREKGNEFFKQQKYPEAVKHYTESIRRNPKDARAYSNRAACYTKLGAMPEGLKDAEKCIELDPTFVKGYTRKGAVQYFMKEYDKALETYREGLKYDANNQELLEGIRTCIQQINKASRGDLSPEELKERQAKAMQDPEIQSILQDPVMRQVLVDFQENPKAAQEHTKNPMVMNKIQKLVSAGIVQMR
- the LOC114173283 gene encoding NAC domain-containing protein 7-like isoform X2, with product MNTFSHVPPGFRFHPTDEELVHHYLKKKVASKRIDPDVIKDIDLYKIEPWDLQELCKIGNDEEDEWYFFSHKDKKYPTGTRTNRATKAGFWKATGRDKAIYCKHFLTGMRKTLVFYRGRAPNGQKSDWIMHEYRLQTNENGTPQEEGWVVCRVFKKRTTTARKMGDYVSPCWYDDQVSFMQELESPMPMSNPNAPNRHPYPCKKELELQFNIPHDAFLQLPQLHSPVVPQSVTGLSFIPVVSYGGKNNGNALQCSSLTQEHRQFHYASNDQSMDHVMDWRVLDQFVDNQLSHHEHFSSVAQQMKVIANGSTKPETGQESASTSISGCQIDLWK